Genomic segment of Pseudomonas sp. CCI4.2:
AAAATCATTCATCTGGCGCACTTCAGCCAAGTTGGTTTCGGCGATATCCAGCGCCGCAAGCCATGGCCGACCGCTGGGCTCCATGACAATGCTGTAACGCCGTTCATCACCGCGCTTTTGCCAATCCGGGCGTTCAATGCGCATCGCTCTGCCGGACTGAGACCACCGCCGACCGTCGAACTGTTCAAGGGTCAGTGCGCGCCAATACAGCTGATTTTGCGCAGGCATCGGCCCTTCAAAGCTGGCCCGAAACACCAACGCCGGCGAACGGCTCAGTTCGGCCATATCCCCCGGAGCCATATTGTCGGACAGCCCGGTCACGCCCTTGTTACTGGGTTGTGGCAACGACCACAACGGTTCCAGTCGAGGAAAGAACAGAAACAACAACAGCATCAATGGCACGGCCTGCAGCATCAGCTTTGCCGCTAGTTTCAGCGCGTCAGACGGTTTGCTCATTGAGGTTGTCTGCTGCAGGCCAATCAACCCCGCCAACAGCATGCTCACCGGCAATAACGAATACAGACCCCACGGCAAGCCGTCTTCAAAGAGGTAACCCACCGCCACACAAAAAAAGCCGAGAAAAATCAACACCAACGCATCGCGGCGGCTGCCCATTTCCAGGGTTTTCAAGATGAAGGCCCCCAGCAGCAATGAAGCCCCGGCATCCAGCCCGACCAAACTGCCCCTAGACAAAAACACCCCCGCGATGGTCGCCAGGAACAACACCAACTTGAGCAAGGTGCCTGGAAATTCCGCACGCATGCGCATCACTTGGACCCGCCACGCGGTACAGCCCAACCAAAGGCCAATCATCCAGAACGGTAAATGCGCCAAAAACGGCACGGTGACCAAAGCCTGCGCCAGTAACAGCCAGATCAGGCTGGCACGGGGAATCGGCAGGCTCAGGTTCATTGCTGACCACCGGAGGACGTGCCAAACAACGCCAGCGCTTGCAAACAAGCTTCGCGGTGCTCGTTGCCACTGCTCGATGCCAACAGAAAACCCGGCAGGCGCAGGGCGAACGGTTGCCGGCGCTGGGACAGCTCCAGCACCCAATAGCACAAGCGCGACAGGCGCTCTTCGATGTCACCGCCCAATGCCATAAAATCCAGGCACAGGTCGTGGCCGCTAACATCGGTAAAGTCTTTGATCAACAGCCCTTGGCCACGGGAATAAGCCTTCCAGTGCAAGCGTCGCCGGGAATCGCCCGACTGATAGGGTTTTAGCCCTTGGTAATCATCGACCCCCGGCCCTTGGGTGGCCGCGCCTTGATCCTCTGCGTGGGGCTGTGCGCCTTTCAACAGCGGCATCGTGCCCGCCAAGGGTCGTGGGTAGATCAACACTGACTGCTGCAAGTCCAGCCAGCTCCAGGCGCGGAAGATACTCAGGGGAAATACGCTCTCGACCCGCAACCGGGGCGCCCGCAACCAGCCTCGGACCAGCGCGGGCAAATCGATATCGATTTCTGCCAGGCCGGCGCTGGGCACATCCAACGCCTGCAAGTGCTTCGCGTCCCAGCCCAGCGCAATCGCCTGATGGGAGCGTTTGGTACTTTCCAGACGCAGGCGTAGCAGAAGGGGCTCACCGACGAACACCGAACGCGCGGAGCCGGCACTGAGCACCAAACCACTGAGGTTGCGGAAGGTGTGCAGGATCGTCAGGATCGCCACCGACATCAGCAGGAAGGTCAAACCGTACGCCAGACTGTTTTGATAGTTGATCGCTACCAACAACATCAGAACCAGCACCAGTGCGAAGGTCGCCCCGGTGCGGGTGGGCATGATGAAGATTCGGCGGTGATTCAACTCAACGCGGGACGCGGGCGGTATTCGCCGCGCCAGCCAGCGTTGCCAAAACGGTTTGAGCGGATCCATCACAGCACGGGCACCTCACGCAGTAGCCATTGCACTAACAGCCCACCACCATGCCCGGTGGGATCGGATCGCTCACGCAATCGATGGCCGACCACCGAGGGCAGCACCGCTTGCACATCTTCCGGGATGACGTAATCCCGGTCCGCCAATAACGCCCAGGCCCGAGCCGCGGCGAGAATCGCCAAACTCGCCCTGGGCGACAAGCCCCAGGCAAACTGCGCCTGACTGCGGGTAGCGTCCACCAGCCGCAAGATGTAATCGACCAACGCATCACTGGCGCGCACGCGTCGGACCAAGGTTTGCAATGCGGCTAATTCAGCGTGGTTGAGGATGGCCTGCACACGGGGCAGCAAATCCCGCCGGGGCTCGCCCTGCAACAATGCCTTCTCGGCTGCCTTTGCTGGATAGCCCAACGACAAACGCATCAAAAACCGGTCGAGCTGTGATTCCGGCAACGCAAAGGTTCCACCCTGACTGAAGGGGTTCTGCGTGGCGATCACAAAAAACGGATCAGGCAGCGGACGGGTTGCGCCCTCAATGGTGACTTGGCCCTCTTCCATGGCTTCGAGCAACGCGCTTTGGCTTTTCGGCGTGGCCCGGTTGATTTCATCGGCCAGCACCAGCTCGGCGAAAATCGGCCCTGGGTGAAAGGTAAATTGCCCGGTGTCACGATCAAACACTGACGTGCCCAGAATGTCACCCGGCAACAGGTCCGAGGTGAACTGAATCCGTTGAAAACTCAGGCCCAGAACCTTGGCCAGCGTATGGCTGAGGGTCGTCTTGCCCATGCCGGGCAAGTCTTCGATCAGTAAATGCCCGCCGGCCAACAGGCAGGTCAGGGCCAAACGCACCTGCGCGTCCTTGCCCAGCACCACTTCATTGACGGCGTTGAGGCATGCGTCGAGTTTACTGCCCATTAAAAAGCCTCCCCCGCCAGATAAGCAGCCACTGTAAGGTCAGTGCAGCGACTTTAACCAGACCCCACAACACAAAAGCCACCGAGTGCAGATTGCGCTCGGTGGCTTCAGATGAAAGCGCGGAAAATTACACGTGTATCAACGACCCGCGCGGGATTCCTTGATGTAGAAGCGCGCCTTCTCAGCCTTTTCTGAACAGCCTTCATAGGCTTCGAACTGCTGTTGAGTTTTAGCACCGGTCAACAGCGACAGGGCTTTGGAGTAGCTGACAGTACCCGCGAAGCCTTCGGCTTTTGCCAAGTCCAGCTCGTGCCAGGCGGCATCGAGTTCACTTCCACAGGTTTCGCGGTACGCGGTTTTACCGGCACAACCTGCGAGAACCAACGCAATCAATGGCAAACAGATCCAGGCTTTCATCGGTGTTCCCTCAAAAATAAAATATAGTCATGCGGGGCTTTGACGATACCGGCACGGGAAAGTGCCATAGCCGAGCGTCGGCAAGGGTAACTCAGTTCCTGCGGGGCTGCTTCACGCGTATGGTGGGGTCACTGCGATCAGGGAAAGAACATGAAAAAACGAATAGCACTGGTGCTCGGTTCAGGCGGTGCGCGGGGTTACGCGCACATTGGCGTGATTGAAGAGTTGGAGCGGCGCGGCTACGACATTGCCTGCGTCGCAGGCTGCTCTATGGGCGCGGTGGTTGGCGGCGTTTATGCGGCGGGCAAGCTCAAGGAATACCGTGAGTGGATTGAAAGCCTGGACTACCTCGACGTGCTGCGGCTGGTGGATGTCAGCTTTCGTTTGGGGGCGATTCGAGGGGAAAAGGTGTTTGGTCAGATTCGCGAGATTGTCGGTGAAATCAATATCGAAGACCTGCGCATTCCTTACACCGCAGTCGCCACCGACCTGACCAACCAGCAGGAAATCTGGTTTCAGGAAGGCTGCTTGCACCAGGCGATGCGCGCCTCGGCAGCGATTCCAAGCTTGTTCACCCCGGTGATGCAGGGCAATAGGATGCTGGTAGATGGCGGTCTGCTCAACCCATTGCCCATCGTGCCAGTAGTGTCCAGCCATTGTGATTTGATCATTGCGGTCAACCTCAACTCGACCAACCAGAAGCACTATCAGCTACCGGTGATTGAACGCCCGCCTGCGGTGAAAAAGCGCTTCGACAATTTGATCAATTCATTGGGTTCGCACCTGCCGTTTCGCCGCAAATTGGAGCCGACGAATGACCTTGAGGTTTTGCGCCTGGAGCAGGACAGCCTCAAGTCCAGCAGCGCGACGATTGCCAATCCTTGGTTGAACGAGGATGCCAACCCACAAGCGCAGCAACCGTCCGCTGCACCGACGGGCGAAGGCGCACCGAGTTCCGCCAGCGGTTCGTTCATCATCGACAACGTGGGTCCTGCGTCGTTGCTGGACTTGATCAACCAGAGCTTCGAGGTGATGCAAACGTCATTGGCGCAGTACAAGATCGCCGGATATCCGCCGGATATCTTGATCAACGTGCCCAAACGTGTGTGCCGGTTTTTCGAGTTTTACAAAGCGCCAGAATTGATCGCGCTGGGACGAGAGATCGCCAGGGATACATTGGACCGGTATGAGGCCGAGCATAATCATTGAGCCAGCCGGTCAGGTCCTTCGGGCCTATCGCAGCCTTCGGCAGCTTGTGTCAGCAGAGGAGAATCCAAGGTGAGTGCGGTGTGTGGCAGCGAAGCCAGTACGGCTCCGGGGTTTCATTGACACGGTTGATATCAAGCAGCCGCAGATACTGTGGGAGCAGGCTTGCCTGCGAAGAGGCCCGTAGTCACGCCGCTGATGTCGACTTGAAACCTGGGTCGCCTGTATTGCTGCTTTCGTTGGCAAGCCAACTCCCACTGAGTCTTTGGCAGACACGGAATAGTAGGCACTGAACATCTGATCGCAACCTTCGGCAGCTCCTACAAAAGTTTGTGCATCGCCAAAATCCGTGGGACCGAATTTATTCGGGAAGGCCTCAGTCCTGACACTCTGCAACTCCTAGCCAAACAAAGTGCCACCCAGTTCTGCGCGACAGCCCGGCTTCGAAGATGGGGCGGAATCTCCTACAGACTTTGCACGGGTTATCAAACCACCAACAATCGCTCGCGCAACTTACCAATCTCATCGCGCATCTGCGCAGCGGCTTCGAATTCGAGGTCGCGGGCGAGTTGGTACATTTTTTCTTCCAGTTGACGAATGCGCTTGCCGATCTCACCAGGTGTGCGCAACTCGGCTTCGTATTTGGCGTTTTCCTCGGCGGCTTTGGCCATGCCTTTGCGCTTTTTACTGCGCGAGCCCGGCACGGTGGCGCCTTCCATGATGTCAGCCACGTCCTTGATAACGCCTCTGGGCGTGATCCCGTGTTCAAGGTTGTAGGCGATCTGTTTGTCGCGACGGCGGTCGGTTTCGCCAATCGCTCGCTCCATCGAACCGGTGATGCGGTCGGCATAGAGAATCGCTCGGCCATTGAGGTTACGCGCAGCCCGGCCAATGGTCTGGATCAGCGAGCGCTCTGAGCGCAGGAAGCCTTCTTTATCCGCATCGAGAATCGCCACCAGCGACACTTCCGGCATGTCCAAACCTTCACGCAAAAGGTTGATGCCCACCAACACGTCGAATATGCCCAAGCGCAGGTCACGAATAATCTCGACCCGCTCTACGGTGTCGATGTCCGAGTGCAAATAGCGCACGCGGCAGCCGTGGTCGGCGAGGTAGTCGGTAAGGTCTTCGGACATCCGCTTGGTCAAGGTGGTCACCAACACTCGCTCACCCAACGCCACGCGCTTGCCGATTTCCGAAAGCAGGTCATCCACCTGCGTCAGCGCCGGGCGGATTTCGATCTGCGGGTCAACCAAACCGGTAGGCCGCACCAACTGCTCGATCACCCGACCGGCATGTTCGGCTTCGTAGTTGCCCGGCGTGGCCGAAACAAAAATCGTCTGCGGGCTAACCCCTTCCCATTCATCGAAGCGCATCGGTC
This window contains:
- a CDS encoding DUF58 domain-containing protein; this encodes MDPLKPFWQRWLARRIPPASRVELNHRRIFIMPTRTGATFALVLVLMLLVAINYQNSLAYGLTFLLMSVAILTILHTFRNLSGLVLSAGSARSVFVGEPLLLRLRLESTKRSHQAIALGWDAKHLQALDVPSAGLAEIDIDLPALVRGWLRAPRLRVESVFPLSIFRAWSWLDLQQSVLIYPRPLAGTMPLLKGAQPHAEDQGAATQGPGVDDYQGLKPYQSGDSRRRLHWKAYSRGQGLLIKDFTDVSGHDLCLDFMALGGDIEERLSRLCYWVLELSQRRQPFALRLPGFLLASSSGNEHREACLQALALFGTSSGGQQ
- a CDS encoding AAA family ATPase translates to MGSKLDACLNAVNEVVLGKDAQVRLALTCLLAGGHLLIEDLPGMGKTTLSHTLAKVLGLSFQRIQFTSDLLPGDILGTSVFDRDTGQFTFHPGPIFAELVLADEINRATPKSQSALLEAMEEGQVTIEGATRPLPDPFFVIATQNPFSQGGTFALPESQLDRFLMRLSLGYPAKAAEKALLQGEPRRDLLPRVQAILNHAELAALQTLVRRVRASDALVDYILRLVDATRSQAQFAWGLSPRASLAILAAARAWALLADRDYVIPEDVQAVLPSVVGHRLRERSDPTGHGGGLLVQWLLREVPVL
- a CDS encoding patatin-like phospholipase family protein, which encodes MKKRIALVLGSGGARGYAHIGVIEELERRGYDIACVAGCSMGAVVGGVYAAGKLKEYREWIESLDYLDVLRLVDVSFRLGAIRGEKVFGQIREIVGEINIEDLRIPYTAVATDLTNQQEIWFQEGCLHQAMRASAAIPSLFTPVMQGNRMLVDGGLLNPLPIVPVVSSHCDLIIAVNLNSTNQKHYQLPVIERPPAVKKRFDNLINSLGSHLPFRRKLEPTNDLEVLRLEQDSLKSSSATIANPWLNEDANPQAQQPSAAPTGEGAPSSASGSFIIDNVGPASLLDLINQSFEVMQTSLAQYKIAGYPPDILINVPKRVCRFFEFYKAPELIALGREIARDTLDRYEAEHNH